A single region of the Yersinia entomophaga genome encodes:
- the lpdA gene encoding dihydrolipoyl dehydrogenase — protein sequence MSTEIKTQVVVLGAGPAGYSAAFRCADLGLETILVERYSTLGGVCLNVGCIPSKALLHVAKVIEEAKALAEHGIVFGEPKTDIDKVRVWKDKVINQLTGGLAGMAKGRKVKVVNGFGKFTGANTLVVEGENGPTTITFDNAIIAAGSRPIQLPFIPHEDPRVWDSTDALALKSVPERLLVMGGGIIGLEMGTVYHALGSKIDVVEMFDQVIPAADKDVVKVFTKRISKQFNLMLETKVTAVEAKEDGIYVTMEGKKAPAEPQRYDAVLVAIGRVPNGKLLDAGQAGVEVDERGFINVDKQLRTNVPHIFAIGDIVGQPMLAHKGVHEGHVAAEVIAGMKHYFDPKVIPSIAYTEPEVAWVGLTEKEAKEKGISYETSTFPWAASGRAIASDCADGMTKLIFDKETHRIIGGAIVGTNGGELLGEIGLAIEMGCDAEDLALTIHAHPTLHESVGLAAEIYEGSITDLPNPKAKKK from the coding sequence ATGAGTACTGAAATTAAAACTCAGGTCGTGGTACTTGGGGCGGGCCCAGCAGGATATTCTGCTGCTTTTCGTTGTGCGGACTTAGGTCTGGAAACTATTCTGGTTGAGCGTTACTCCACTCTGGGTGGTGTTTGCTTGAACGTGGGTTGTATCCCGTCAAAAGCATTGCTGCATGTTGCAAAAGTGATCGAAGAAGCCAAGGCGCTGGCTGAGCACGGCATTGTTTTTGGCGAGCCTAAGACTGACATTGATAAAGTTCGTGTCTGGAAAGATAAAGTTATCAATCAGTTGACCGGTGGTTTGGCAGGTATGGCTAAAGGCCGTAAAGTCAAAGTAGTTAACGGTTTCGGTAAATTTACCGGTGCGAATACTTTGGTCGTTGAAGGTGAAAATGGTCCAACCACCATCACCTTTGATAATGCCATTATCGCTGCGGGTTCTCGTCCGATCCAACTGCCATTCATTCCTCATGAAGATCCACGCGTGTGGGATTCAACGGATGCACTGGCACTGAAATCTGTCCCAGAACGTCTGTTGGTCATGGGCGGTGGCATCATCGGTCTGGAAATGGGTACCGTTTACCATGCTCTGGGTTCGAAAATTGATGTGGTAGAAATGTTCGATCAGGTGATTCCAGCGGCTGATAAAGACGTAGTGAAAGTATTCACAAAGCGTATCAGCAAGCAGTTCAACCTGATGCTGGAAACTAAAGTTACAGCAGTAGAAGCCAAAGAAGACGGTATCTATGTAACGATGGAAGGCAAAAAAGCGCCAGCAGAACCACAGCGTTACGATGCAGTTCTGGTTGCGATTGGCCGTGTACCTAACGGTAAACTGCTGGATGCGGGTCAGGCTGGTGTAGAAGTTGACGAGCGTGGTTTCATCAACGTCGACAAACAGCTACGTACGAATGTACCGCACATCTTTGCAATCGGTGACATCGTGGGTCAGCCAATGCTGGCACATAAAGGTGTTCATGAAGGCCACGTTGCCGCTGAAGTTATCGCCGGTATGAAGCACTACTTCGATCCGAAAGTGATTCCATCCATTGCGTACACTGAACCAGAAGTCGCATGGGTTGGTTTGACCGAGAAAGAAGCGAAAGAGAAAGGCATCAGCTACGAAACCTCCACCTTCCCGTGGGCGGCATCTGGCCGTGCTATCGCTTCAGATTGCGCAGACGGTATGACCAAACTGATCTTCGACAAAGAAACTCACCGTATCATCGGTGGTGCTATTGTCGGTACCAACGGTGGGGAACTGTTGGGGGAAATCGGTCTGGCAATTGAGATGGGTTGTGATGCAGAAGATCTGGCATTGACTATCCATGCTCACCCGACGTTGCACGAATCCGTTGGTTTGGCTGCTGAGATTTACGAAGGTAGCATTACCGACCTGCCTAACCCTAAAGCGAAAAAGAAATAA